From Balneolales bacterium ANBcel1:
GAGAAGTGGCCGGCATCCGTAAAGACGGTTCCACGTTCCCGTTGTATCTGGCTGTTAGCGAGTTTTATACGGACGGACACCGGCAGTTTACGGGTATTGTTCGGGATATTACCGATCAACGCAGGCTGGAACAGGAAGTTCTCAAAACGAGCGATCATGAACGCAGGCGCATCGGACAGGATCTTCATGACGGATTGGGCCAGATGCTGACCGGCATCGGACTGATGAGCCGAAGCCTGATAACAACGCTTCAAAAGGAGAACTCGTCGGCTATCCGACAGGCTGAAGAGATCACACAATTGATCCGGGAGGCGGATGAATACGCCCGCAACCTCTCCAGGGGATTGCTGCCGGTAGATTTCGAGGTACGTGGACTGGTGACATCCCTGGAACGGCTGGCGGCCAATGCCGAGCGGCTCTTTGGCATTAAATGCACCTTCCGGGAATCCACTCCGCCGGTATTCCATGAAAACTCTGTGGTGGAGCACCTGTTCCGTATCGCGCAGGAAGCCATCAGCAACGCGGTCAAACACGGCCTGGCCGACACTGTTTCCCTAGAGCTTGAATCCAATGAAGAGTATGCCACACTGCGAGTTACCGACAACGGAAAAGGCTTTTCGGATGACTGGCGCAGGAAAAAGGGATCCGGTTTGGATATCATGCAGTTCCGGGCACAGCTGATTGGCGCGAAACTGGAAGTACAGAGCCGGAGCGACGGAGGAGTTACATTGATCTGCATGCTTTCCCGCTCTGTTTCCATGTATCAATTCGACACCGAACTCCGGTAGCATCAACCCTCAGCCGACATCTGCCATGACCTTTAAGATAATAATTGTGGAAGACCACCCCCTGATGCAAAAAGGGATGGAAATGACCCTGCAGGCAGAGGCCGACTTCGAGGTCGTCGGTATCGCTTCATCGGCTGAAGAAGCCATCGGGATGGTGGAGGAAAAACGCCCGGATCTGGCCATAATTGACATATCCCTGCCGGGGATGAGCGGGCTGGAGCTGATCCGAAACCTGCGGTCACAATTCACCGGCCTCAAAGCGCTGGTGGTATCCCGCCACGAAGAAGAACTTTTTGCCGAACGCGCCATCCGGGCAGGAGCGCAAGGTTACATGATGAAAATGCATGCCGGCGATCAGGTCGTCGAAGCCGTTCGCCGCATCGCCGACGGGGGACTGTATTTGAGTGAAAAAATCAGCAACAGACTGCTGATGGG
This genomic window contains:
- a CDS encoding PAS domain S-box protein, whose translation is MEVLSRQQKTLATLAEFFLRNEKTERLYGTLSELIREVLQVDGCLILENPPETDSWQLFSACGFCDLNQLESTNWIENEQLQATLEQTGVIAVADYETSTRFSPLDRKCFREFRSGMSIRIHGESQSRGILAVYDRSPREFKRQEIDFLKTISDMLAGALSRAAKDRELKKSEARAKAILDTAVDGIITTDERGRITLVNQATLEIFGYRQEEMIGNSINMLMPDDYSREHDRHMSRYQSTGIKKIIGSGREVAGIRKDGSTFPLYLAVSEFYTDGHRQFTGIVRDITDQRRLEQEVLKTSDHERRRIGQDLHDGLGQMLTGIGLMSRSLITTLQKENSSAIRQAEEITQLIREADEYARNLSRGLLPVDFEVRGLVTSLERLAANAERLFGIKCTFRESTPPVFHENSVVEHLFRIAQEAISNAVKHGLADTVSLELESNEEYATLRVTDNGKGFSDDWRRKKGSGLDIMQFRAQLIGAKLEVQSRSDGGVTLICMLSRSVSMYQFDTELR
- a CDS encoding response regulator transcription factor yields the protein MTFKIIIVEDHPLMQKGMEMTLQAEADFEVVGIASSAEEAIGMVEEKRPDLAIIDISLPGMSGLELIRNLRSQFTGLKALVVSRHEEELFAERAIRAGAQGYMMKMHAGDQVVEAVRRIADGGLYLSEKISNRLLMGLSLGHDASSASPSDALSDRELQVFRLIGEGKSTRTIAERMHISTKTVDTYKTRIREKLHINDRSTLLQQAVQWVKEL